A genomic region of Eucalyptus grandis isolate ANBG69807.140 chromosome 5, ASM1654582v1, whole genome shotgun sequence contains the following coding sequences:
- the LOC120293446 gene encoding F-box/kelch-repeat protein SKIP4-like, whose amino-acid sequence MECIQSTSQVAAGNELAQMPLIPGLPDDIALSCLARLPRKFHTVLKCVSKRWRDLVCSDEWYSYRRKHKLDEAWIYALCRDKQERSFCYVLDPNSSQRCWKHIQGIPPQISKRKGMGFETLGKKIYFLGGCGWVEEPTDEVYCYDVSANTWNETTSLSIARYMHKWLISHVDPNLVPDIEDSVVLDGQIYIRCGGSSLLSHVYAIVYEPSRGSWQHVDADIASGWKGPAVVIDGTLYVLDQSSGLRLMKWQKESKDWVVVKRLSQLLTQPPCRLVAIGKRLFVIGKGLSTLVFDVDQSENAGRIMVGSSISKLTSDYDVISCKVVAL is encoded by the exons ATGGAATGTATTCAAAGTACGTCTCAAGTGGCAGCTGGAAATGAACTTGCTCAAATGCCTCTGATACCTGGGCTTCCTGATGACATCGCTCTTTCCTGCTTGGCAAGACTTCCACGGAAGTTCCACACAGTCTTGAAATGCGTGTCTAAGCGGTGGAGAGACTTAGTTTGTAGTGATGAGTGGTATTCTTACAGGAGAAAGCATAAACTTGACGAAGCATGGATCTATGCTTTGTGTAGAGACAAACAGGAACGTAGTTTCTGTTATGTGTTAGACCCCAATTCCTCACAAAGATGTTGGAAGCACATTCAAGGCATTCCCCCGCAAATTTCAAAGCGAAAAGGCATGGGATTTGAAACGCTCGGGAAGAAGATTTACTTTTTGGGAGGTTGTGGTTGGGTTGAAGAGCCTACTGATGAAGTGTACTGCTATGATGTTTCTGCCAACACATGGAATGAAACTACTTCATTGTCAATTGCGAGGTACATG CATAAATGGTTGATCTCTCACGTGGACCCTAACCTCGTTCCTGACATAGAAGATTCTGTGGTATTGGATGGGCAAATATATATCCGATGCGGTGGTTCTTCACTTTTGTCTCATGTCTATGCCATTGTGTACGAACCATCGAGGGGCTCGTGGCAACATGTGGACGCTGACATCGCGTCTGGCTGGAAAGGTCCAGCAGTCGTCATAGATGGGACTCTTTATGTGTTGGATCAAAGTTCTGGACTAAGGCTGATGAAGTGGCAGAAGGAAAGCAAGGATTGGGTGGTGGTTAAGAGACTGTCACAGCTATTAACTCAACCTCCTTGCCGACTTGTTGCAATTGGCAAGAGATTATTTGTCATAGGGAAGGGGCTTAGCACGCTGGTGTTCGATGTGGACCAGAGTGAAAACGCAGGAAGAATAATGGTAGGATCTTCCATATCCAAGTTGACTTCTGATTATGATGTAATTAGCTGTAAAGTTGTAGCACTATAA
- the LOC104446227 gene encoding receptor-like protein 42 — protein sequence MEFKRSFRTNTTDWRCVYPKVHSWSLDGSGDCCSWDGVECDEVTGRVIVLNLSSSCLSGTMSPNTTLFRLVHMESLNLAFNGFNFSSIPYGFGNLSKLQYLNLSSSDFSGEIPRDISQLSKLVSLDLSTSSYETLHMPNMGDFVHNLTGLKELDLSQLSELELSYNNLQGQIPVSFANLTQLSELDLCYNNLSGDSLEWVVNLTKLTLLRLSGNRLSGGFPSSFENLKQLTYLDLSSNDWHGDILGALRNLKDLEVLYLKSLNFNGVLDVNDLFTLKNLTYLALSNNNISFTRLLKRIGGVIPTTQQNSRESDLEVLSLESLNLNGVLDVNDLFTLKNLTCLVLSNNNISFTKSFINVTTSKLTYLYLDSCNLIEFPRFIGYLSELEVLFLQHNKIQGTIPRWMWNNSKESLKYVDLSHNLLTGFENNQTNLPLPNLRYLDISSNSLKTTLLVPPPLVMLYNISNNFLFRGVPTSICEVSSLAVLDLSNNTLNGTLPPCLGSIYPLILLNLARNKFDGMIPHVYLDDCALRMIDLRENQLSGIVPTSLGNCSMLEYLNLGDNQINDTFPFWLSELTYLKVIGLQSNNFHGPVESNLSQLNFSSLHILDISNNGFNGEFPSTLLKSCHAMKVMVGQDKLAYLDIKLLLYGSFRRTTYGMKLMNKGMKREYAKIPDVLIAIDLSNNKFEGFIPVVIGDLESLRMLNLSNNLLNGSIPPSLANLTVLEALDLSQNNLVGEIPQQLARLTFLLVFNISHNHLSGPIPHGTQFDTFESSSFAMNNGLCGSPLPNKCTNGEDAPPPPSSFKVDNEEECLFNLDWRIMLVGTGVGFSGGIVIENLIIDEKRMWFLCYSKKMAKGWKKVRKALADKKICS from the exons ATGGAATTCAAGAGAAGTTTCAGAACCAACACGACAGATTGGCGATGTGTTTATCCAAAAGTCCATTCCTGGTCACTGGATGGAAGTGGAGATTGTTGTTCATGGGACGGCGTCGAATGTGATGAAGTCACTGGCCGAGTGATCGTCCTCAACCTCAGTAGCAGTTGTCTCTCAGGCACCATGAGTCCTAACACCACTCTCTTTCGACTTGTTCACATGGAGTCGCTCAATCTCGCTTTCAACGGATTCAACTTCTCCTCAATTCCGTACGGCTTTGGCAATCTTTCAAAGTTACAATACCTTAATCTCTCCTCCTCCGACTTCTCCGGTGAAATCCCTCGCGATATCTCGCAACTCTCCAAGTTAGTTTCTCTCGATTTGTCCACTTCTTCGTACGAGACACTTCATATGCCCAACATGGGCGACTTCGTTCATAACTTAACTGGGCTAAAAGAACTTGATCTTTCTCAG CTATCGGAGCTAGAGCTCTCTTACAATAACTTGCAAGGTCAAATCCCTGTTTCCTTTGCTAATCTTACCCAGCTCTCGGAGCTAGATCTCTGTTACAATAACTTGAGTGGTGATTCTTTGGAGTGGGTGGTCAACTTGACAAAACTCACGCTCTTGAGACTTTCAG GTAATCGGTTAAGTGGTGGATTTCCATCTTCATTTGAGAATCTGAAGCAATTGACTTATCTTGACCTTTCTAGCAACGATTGGCATGGTGATATTTTGGGCGCATTGCGGAATCTAAAGGACCTCGAAGTGCTTTATCTGAAGTCGCTTAATTTCAATGGCGTTCTCGATGTGAATGATCTATTCACACTCAAGAACTTGACATACTTAGCTTTGTCCAACAATAACATATCTTTCACCAG GCTACTTAAGCGAATTGGAGGAGTTATTCCTACAACACAACAAAATTCGAGGGAATCG GATCTCGAAGTGCTTTCTCTGGAGTCGCTTAATCTCAATGGCGTTCTCGATGTGAATGATCTATTCACACTCAAGAACTTGACATGCTTAGTTCTGTCCAACAATAACATATCTTTCACCAAGTCATTCATCAATGTCACGACATCGAAGCTGACCTACTTATACTTGGATTCATGCAACTTGATCGAGTTCCCACGGTTTATAGGCTACTTGAGCGAATTAGAGGTGTTATTCCTACAACACAACAAAATTCAAGGGACCATTCCTAGATGGATGTGGAACAATAGCAAAGAATCTCTCAAATATGTAGATCTTTCTCACAATCTTTTAACCGGCTTCGAAAATAACCAGACCAATCTTCCTTTGCCGAACTTGAGGTATCTTGACATTAGTTCTAACTCGCTAAAAACAACCCTCCTTGTCCCACCTCCCTTGGTCATGTTATACAACATCTCCAACAATTTCCTATTTAGGGGAGTTCCAACATCCATATGTGAAGTGAGCTCTCTTGCCGTGCTCGATTTGTCCAATAATACTCTAAATGGCACACTTCCTCCTTGTTTGGGAAGTATTTATCCTTTGATTTTATTGAACCTTGCGAGAAATAAATTCGATGGCATGATTCCTCACGTTTACCTAGATGATTGTGCATTGAGGATGATTGACCTCAGAGAAAACCAACTAAGTGGTATTGTTCCGACATCTTTAGGAAATTGCAGTATGCTGGAGTATTTGAATCTTGGTGACAACCAAATTAATGATACGTTCCCATTTTGGCTATCAGAATTAACCTACCTAAAAGTAATTGGCTTGCAGTCCAATAATTTCCATGGTCCCGTAGAATCTAATCTAAGCCAGCTCAACTTCTCCAGTTTACACATCCTGGACATTTCCAACAATGGCTTCAATGGCGAATTTCCTTCCACCTTGTTGAAGAGTTGCCACGCCATGAAGGTCATGGTTGGTCAAGATAAATTGGCATATTTGGATATTAAATTGCTTCTTTATGGTTCATTCAGAAGAACGActtatgggatgaaattgatgaataagGGCATGAAAAGGGAATATGCGAAGATTCCAGATGTCCTCATCGCAATTGACCTCTCCAACAACAAGTTTGAAGGGTTCATTCCTGTAGTCATTGGAGATCTGGAATCACTTCGCATGCTCAACCTTTCAAACAACCTCCTCAATGGTAGCATCCCTCCTTCCTTGGCCAATCTGACAGTGCTCGAAGCACTGGATCTTTCCCAGAACAATCTTGTGGGAGAGATTCCTCAACAACTAGCCCGCCTCacatttcttttggttttcaatATCTCTCACAATCATCTATCAGGACCAATACCGCATGGAACGCAATTTGATACATTCGAGAGTAGTTCATTTGCGATGAATAATGGTTTGTGTGGAAGCCCCTTGCCAAATAAATGCACAAATGGTGAGGAtgctccaccaccaccatcatcttTCAAAGTGGATAATGAAGAAGAGTGTCTCTTCAACTTGGATTGGAGAATCATGTTGGTTGGCACTGGAGTCGGGTTTTCGGGTGGTATTGTGATAGAGAACTTGATCATTGATGAGAAGAGGATGTGGTTCTTGTGCTACTCCAAGAAAATGGCAAAAGGATGGAAAAAGGTGAGGAAAGCCCTTGCAGACAAGAAAATATGCAGCTAG